A portion of the Corynebacterium occultum genome contains these proteins:
- a CDS encoding DUF6270 domain-containing protein — translation MDTDNLNHKYNVAIFGGCVSRDTLAIAGEEEFKLARYIARHSLLSSGSDARGSLPKFQVPSKFQQRMLEFDVHGFITSDLAALGNVDVFVWDLNVERSGVWVFPDGSIVTNSPDLRKVPELKARLEDARKIDFGTMEHLDRWKGAASLFVDSLRQLKLKERTLVLAPDWALIDSEGNPTRPLGGLAPVDAPQAFAPYIEHLEGLGLKIARFDGLVSDLNHKWGRAPFHYTTEAYQLFKERILTFIQESGTQ, via the coding sequence GTGGATACGGACAATTTGAATCACAAGTATAACGTTGCGATTTTCGGCGGTTGTGTGAGCCGGGACACTTTGGCGATCGCCGGCGAGGAAGAGTTCAAACTCGCCCGATACATTGCCCGTCATTCACTTCTCTCCTCCGGCAGTGATGCCCGAGGTAGTCTTCCGAAGTTCCAGGTGCCCAGCAAATTCCAGCAGCGCATGCTCGAGTTCGATGTCCACGGCTTTATCACCTCTGACCTGGCAGCCCTAGGGAATGTCGATGTCTTTGTCTGGGATCTCAACGTAGAACGATCCGGAGTCTGGGTCTTTCCCGATGGTTCCATCGTCACCAACAGCCCAGATCTGCGGAAGGTTCCCGAGCTCAAGGCCAGGCTCGAGGATGCTCGGAAGATCGACTTCGGGACCATGGAGCACCTCGATCGCTGGAAAGGCGCTGCTTCGCTCTTCGTAGATTCTCTACGCCAGTTGAAGCTGAAAGAGCGGACCCTAGTCTTGGCTCCGGACTGGGCGCTCATCGATTCAGAGGGAAACCCCACTCGGCCGTTGGGAGGACTGGCTCCTGTTGATGCGCCCCAGGCCTTCGCCCCCTATATCGAGCATCTTGAGGGTCTAGGGCTTAAAATAGCCAGGTTCGATGGACTGGTCTCGGATCTGAACCACAAGTGGGGCCGAGCCCCCTTCCACTACACCACCGAGGCCTACCAGCTCTTCAAGGAACGGATTCTCACATTCATTCAGGAAAGCGGTACACAGTGA
- a CDS encoding transposase, with translation MDVHVICDNYATHKHPTIQTWLGKHPRFHMHFAPTYSSWINQVERLFAEVTRELLQRSDHRSVQALEKDLRNWVKAWNENPQPFVWTKTAEEILSSIARYLQRINGAGH, from the coding sequence CTGGACGTGCATGTCATCTGCGATAACTACGCCACCCACAAGCACCCTACAATTCAGACCTGGTTGGGGAAACATCCTCGGTTTCATATGCACTTCGCCCCGACGTACTCCTCGTGGATCAATCAGGTTGAACGGCTCTTTGCCGAGGTGACTCGCGAACTTCTGCAACGCAGTGACCACCGAAGCGTGCAGGCCCTGGAAAAAGACCTGCGCAACTGGGTGAAAGCGTGGAACGAAAACCCCCAGCCGTTTGTCTGGACGAAAACAGCCGAGGAGATCCTGTCATCCATCGCCCGTTACCTACAACGAATTAACGGCGCAGGACACTAG
- a CDS encoding IS1380 family transposase, whose protein sequence is MDTPATSQLCSNAGLMLLAQAADRVGVADAIDTALGDRQKPNLVHTTGHTMTSLALALAIGGDDASDIDLLNPLVGTGLIDKIPSDSTIHRRHHELHDSGDEDEHSAELIDDASTAAVLSGMKTARTTAWRACRARNPATTATIANPLVVDIDATEVASHSDKEKAMPTWKKHFGFHPLTAIIDHGAGLTGEPTAVLLRPGNAGSNTAADHIMVLNQTMNSMPDHVDGHDWGRRLLVRTDAAGGSKKFINHLDQQGLAYSVGIGTFWQVADIASTLGGKVKQGIIRPDGTVSDIDDAYVADITSRVHCWAGEPVGITLEDYPPDMRFIIRVEHAASGAQLRTTDLDGRRIQMFVTNRNGHAQRLDELHRARGRCEQRIRDVKDCGLGKLPHTAFRMNQAWAYSAMLAMNLISWAGLITAATPPPSTTSRQWWWVWEPKTLRVRMLSIAGVVVRHARQLSIRFDGAAAHRELLEHGLSRLRSTA, encoded by the coding sequence ATCGATACCCCCGCCACTTCCCAACTATGTTCCAACGCCGGACTCATGCTACTGGCACAAGCCGCCGACCGGGTCGGCGTCGCCGACGCAATCGACACCGCACTTGGTGACCGGCAGAAGCCGAACCTGGTCCACACCACCGGCCACACCATGACCTCACTCGCCCTGGCCCTGGCGATCGGTGGCGACGACGCCAGCGACATCGACCTGCTGAACCCGTTGGTCGGAACCGGGCTGATCGATAAGATCCCCTCGGACTCGACGATCCATCGCCGCCACCACGAACTCCACGATTCCGGCGACGAGGACGAACACAGTGCTGAACTCATCGATGATGCCAGCACCGCAGCGGTGCTGTCAGGGATGAAAACCGCCCGCACCACAGCCTGGCGCGCGTGCAGGGCCCGCAACCCCGCCACCACAGCAACCATTGCGAATCCGCTGGTCGTGGACATCGACGCCACGGAAGTCGCGTCCCACTCGGACAAGGAAAAGGCGATGCCGACGTGGAAGAAACACTTCGGGTTCCACCCCTTAACTGCGATCATCGATCACGGAGCAGGGCTGACCGGGGAGCCGACCGCCGTACTCCTGCGCCCCGGCAACGCCGGATCCAATACCGCCGCTGATCACATCATGGTGCTGAATCAGACGATGAACAGCATGCCTGACCACGTGGACGGTCATGACTGGGGCCGTAGATTGCTGGTCCGTACGGATGCTGCCGGCGGATCAAAGAAGTTTATCAACCACCTCGACCAACAAGGCCTGGCGTACTCAGTCGGGATCGGTACGTTCTGGCAGGTCGCCGATATCGCTTCCACGCTCGGCGGTAAGGTCAAGCAGGGCATTATCCGCCCCGATGGAACAGTCAGCGATATCGATGATGCCTATGTCGCTGACATCACCAGCCGGGTGCATTGCTGGGCCGGGGAACCAGTCGGGATCACCCTGGAGGATTATCCACCGGATATGCGGTTTATCATCCGTGTTGAGCACGCTGCCAGCGGTGCGCAGTTGCGCACCACTGATCTGGATGGGCGACGGATCCAGATGTTTGTCACCAACCGGAACGGCCATGCCCAGCGCTTGGATGAGCTTCACCGGGCACGCGGCCGCTGTGAGCAACGCATCCGCGACGTCAAGGACTGTGGCCTGGGAAAACTCCCGCACACCGCCTTCCGGATGAATCAGGCGTGGGCCTACTCAGCCATGCTGGCGATGAACCTGATCAGCTGGGCAGGACTGATCACCGCCGCCACACCGCCACCATCAACCACATCTCGGCAATGGTGGTGGGTCTGGGAACCAAAAACCCTACGCGTCCGAATGCTATCGATCGCTGGTGTCGTCGTCCGGCACGCCAGACAGTTAAGCATCCGGTTCGATGGCGCTGCTGCCCACCGCGAGCTGCTGGAACACGGCTTGTCCCGGCTGAGATCCACGGCCTGA
- a CDS encoding IS630 family transposase: MAATLTTALTGEEITILKTYKRSRFSLVQHKAEALLLLDDGVTPDIIARFVERQPSTITTWILEFNRLRIASLFTGHAANTNASKLTPAQRAEIATALSQPPSARGIPAQFWTVPQVKDWIASQFDVVYDSDTTYHLLLRHAGLSFKYPQVFDKRRGSDADIDARMAQIRDEIADALKDPGQVVFAADEVRVEHEAEVRKAGIHKGHPTTLSVDRIRRAQSYIGFLSQTTGEVDLLRLTWQNTETITRALTTLVDRHPGKKITVVWDNTRWHRSKKLREHLGEGNVLANVHLVWLPPYAPDHNPIEKVWNEAKAAISNRQRLHFEDTVVGFETFIASSTFSYRI, from the coding sequence ATGGCCGCAACCTTGACCACCGCCCTCACGGGTGAGGAAATCACCATCCTCAAAACCTATAAACGCTCCCGATTCAGCCTCGTCCAACACAAAGCCGAAGCACTCCTGCTTCTTGATGACGGCGTGACCCCGGACATCATCGCCCGGTTCGTCGAGCGGCAACCCTCCACCATTACCACCTGGATTCTGGAGTTCAACCGACTACGGATCGCCAGCCTTTTCACCGGCCACGCAGCCAATACCAACGCCTCAAAACTCACCCCGGCACAACGCGCAGAGATAGCCACGGCCCTATCCCAGCCGCCGTCCGCTAGGGGCATCCCAGCCCAGTTCTGGACCGTGCCACAGGTAAAAGACTGGATAGCCAGCCAGTTTGATGTCGTCTACGACTCTGATACCACCTACCACCTGCTGCTTCGGCATGCGGGCCTGAGCTTTAAATACCCACAGGTCTTTGATAAACGCCGCGGCAGTGACGCAGACATTGATGCCCGGATGGCCCAGATCCGTGACGAGATCGCAGATGCACTTAAAGATCCAGGCCAGGTGGTTTTTGCTGCTGATGAAGTCCGTGTTGAGCATGAAGCAGAAGTACGTAAAGCCGGGATACACAAGGGTCATCCCACAACGTTAAGTGTGGATCGCATCCGTCGGGCACAGTCCTACATCGGGTTCCTGTCACAGACCACCGGCGAGGTGGATTTACTGCGGTTGACGTGGCAGAACACCGAGACCATCACCCGGGCACTGACCACCTTGGTGGACAGGCATCCGGGCAAGAAGATCACCGTGGTGTGGGATAACACGAGGTGGCACAGGTCAAAGAAGCTCCGCGAGCACCTGGGTGAAGGCAATGTATTGGCCAACGTGCACCTGGTGTGGTTGCCACCCTATGCACCGGATCATAATCCGATTGAGAAGGTGTGGAACGAGGCGAAAGCAGCGATCAGCAACCGCCAGCGATTGCACTTTGAGGACACCGTGGTTGGGTTTGAGACGTTTATTGCGTCATCAACTTTTTCCTACCGGATCTGA
- a CDS encoding transposase, protein MPAPKKYSDELKARAVRLTLDALSDPATKHGAYKRIAAQLDLNAETLRTWVRQAQIDNGDRPGNTTSDAERLAQLEKENKELRRANEILKSASAFFAAEPDRPSR, encoded by the coding sequence ATGCCCGCCCCGAAGAAGTACTCCGACGAGCTCAAAGCCCGAGCAGTCCGCCTGACCCTAGACGCCCTCAGCGACCCGGCCACCAAACACGGCGCCTACAAGCGCATCGCAGCCCAGCTCGACCTCAACGCAGAGACCCTGCGAACCTGGGTCCGCCAAGCCCAGATCGACAACGGTGACCGGCCCGGCAACACCACCAGCGACGCCGAGCGCCTGGCCCAACTGGAGAAAGAAAACAAAGAACTACGTCGAGCCAACGAAATTCTGAAGTCTGCGTCGGCTTTCTTCGCAGCGGAGCCAGACCGCCCCTCCCGGTAG
- a CDS encoding glycosyltransferase: protein MTDLTNTVLAYKLLQSGTAIQQERQWLDRLQNRDWKDPKVRRRYESGISVIVASYLSVGTVIETLRSLEEQSLDHSKFEVIVVCNGPDDGTEKAIHDFAEEFPDFNLRVFGSDVSNAGNARNIGISLAKYEYITFIDADDQVEPHFLENSFSLASEDAVVISPIINCSESGRDENNALNTKISERSGTSVPLKEVPWVLGFNACKLISVYQLMKFKYSTKLRSGEDLVFFANLLSTSDLKVVFSEVLSDSAYLRTLSPDSVSRQPESFDFNVKQRVDCIFELRRIAVPEVNLAARQQLENAQLGFVKRYLDGHPEEAEDLENYLGSLGFLDFPWGTVNRGKAHDLVISYCFSPFSDTSAVVAEKAIAERQKYVDVISNDMSKVRRKDQSSSFLSARWIEDRIVINSAPSFAGWASISQFAEEALKRAESLSEEKSYRSLYSRALWVGSHVAAALYKRRNPHVVWTAEFSDPLRFGVDGQKRPGGLVHNNVSKSLFDVVEAHHYEVGEVETLFDLVEISTFILADEVIFTNQNQMDYMLSHYEPSFRHMVQEKSVVRPHPTPTKSSYFAVESNYNLSNSVVNIGYFGSFYTNRGLGDLFTALINCRAEERSQVMLHIFCNSVEEAKKKVDQWNLNDVVKINPYLPYMEFLNATTKFDVLLVNDISRNAGLSINPFLPSKLSDYRGSGARIWGLIDDGSPLSQQELDYSSAVGDSLGALKIISSVVEEHMDRPH from the coding sequence ATGACTGACCTAACAAATACTGTATTAGCTTATAAGCTGCTTCAAAGTGGAACTGCAATTCAGCAGGAGCGGCAATGGCTGGATCGTCTTCAGAATCGCGACTGGAAAGACCCGAAGGTTCGCAGAAGGTATGAGAGTGGAATCTCTGTCATCGTTGCTTCATACCTCTCGGTGGGCACCGTTATTGAAACTCTACGCTCGCTCGAAGAACAGTCTCTAGATCACTCGAAGTTTGAAGTGATCGTCGTCTGCAACGGACCGGATGATGGTACTGAAAAGGCAATCCACGACTTTGCAGAAGAGTTCCCAGATTTCAATTTGAGAGTATTCGGCTCAGATGTATCTAATGCTGGGAACGCTCGGAATATTGGTATTTCCCTCGCGAAGTATGAGTACATAACTTTTATTGATGCAGATGACCAAGTTGAACCGCATTTTCTGGAGAATTCCTTTAGTCTTGCGAGTGAAGATGCAGTCGTGATTAGTCCCATCATCAACTGCTCTGAATCTGGTAGGGATGAGAACAATGCTCTCAATACGAAGATTTCCGAACGATCGGGTACCTCTGTTCCGTTGAAAGAGGTTCCATGGGTTTTGGGTTTCAATGCGTGCAAGCTGATTTCGGTCTACCAGTTGATGAAGTTCAAATACAGCACAAAACTGAGGAGTGGAGAAGATTTAGTCTTCTTTGCAAATCTTCTCAGCACGAGTGATTTGAAAGTTGTCTTTTCTGAAGTACTTTCCGATAGTGCTTACCTACGTACTCTGAGCCCTGATTCTGTGTCACGCCAACCTGAATCTTTCGACTTCAACGTCAAGCAGCGAGTTGATTGCATTTTTGAGCTGCGTAGGATTGCCGTTCCAGAAGTCAATTTGGCAGCTAGGCAACAGCTGGAGAATGCCCAACTAGGTTTTGTGAAGCGATATTTGGACGGGCATCCGGAGGAAGCAGAGGACCTGGAGAACTATCTGGGATCGTTGGGTTTTCTCGATTTTCCATGGGGTACTGTGAACAGGGGAAAAGCACATGATCTTGTAATTTCGTATTGCTTCTCGCCATTTTCGGACACCTCAGCAGTAGTTGCGGAAAAGGCTATCGCAGAGCGTCAGAAGTACGTAGACGTTATCTCAAATGATATGTCTAAGGTTCGGCGCAAGGATCAGTCGTCGTCGTTCCTGTCGGCGCGCTGGATTGAAGACAGAATCGTGATCAATTCTGCGCCTTCTTTTGCTGGTTGGGCGAGTATTTCGCAGTTTGCAGAGGAAGCCTTGAAACGTGCGGAGAGTCTGTCGGAGGAAAAATCTTACCGCAGTCTCTACTCTCGGGCGTTGTGGGTTGGTTCTCATGTGGCTGCTGCGCTCTACAAGCGGCGGAACCCACATGTTGTCTGGACCGCAGAGTTCTCCGATCCGCTTCGATTCGGAGTTGACGGTCAGAAGCGGCCTGGTGGTTTGGTCCACAATAATGTCTCGAAGTCACTTTTTGATGTTGTGGAGGCTCATCATTATGAAGTGGGGGAGGTGGAAACACTGTTTGATCTCGTCGAGATCTCGACGTTTATCCTTGCGGATGAAGTGATTTTTACGAACCAGAATCAGATGGACTACATGCTCTCACACTATGAGCCGAGCTTTCGTCACATGGTGCAGGAGAAGTCTGTTGTCCGGCCACATCCTACGCCCACGAAGAGTTCCTATTTCGCCGTCGAATCGAATTACAATTTGTCAAATTCCGTAGTGAACATCGGCTATTTTGGTTCCTTCTACACGAATCGTGGACTAGGTGACCTGTTCACGGCGCTGATAAATTGTAGAGCCGAGGAAAGATCCCAGGTCATGCTCCATATTTTCTGCAATTCCGTTGAGGAGGCGAAGAAGAAAGTTGATCAATGGAACCTGAATGATGTGGTGAAGATCAATCCTTATCTTCCCTACATGGAGTTCCTCAATGCGACGACAAAATTTGATGTTCTCCTCGTGAATGACATTTCCCGGAACGCCGGATTGAGTATTAACCCCTTCCTTCCTTCCAAGTTGTCGGATTATCGGGGATCGGGCGCAAGGATCTGGGGTCTGATTGATGACGGATCGCCGTTGTCTCAGCAAGAGTTGGACTACTCCTCGGCGGTCGGCGATTCGCTGGGGGCGCTAAAGATCATTTCATCAGTTGTCGAGGAACACATGGATAGGCCACATTAG
- a CDS encoding VanW family protein yields the protein MSQPNHGKSSGRGAKILIGTLVGLIAIAAVVLGVDYFLNKDKVPRGATVGGIAIGGMSPEEARTTLEYSLGGAVEEPVIIHAGELQSQLIPAQSGISVNWQETVEAAGTQSLNPVTRLLGLSRDYEVDIVSDVDPAVLTPTLDRVERDLTREPTDATVTIETGAVETTPAVNGQTISREELNDALATSWLDPAGVELDAEITEPAILDDSVQEVAEGPAARAVAAPLVAHGREEIDGIIPPERMPEVVTFHFEGGSFRTDVNVEAAQGILNETLGATEHERQEANISFASGSKAITPSVDGEEINWEETLADLPERITGEGEKEFEVIYIDDPAEFTTEQAEAATFNNTMGTFTTGGFSETSGTNMGITARTVNGAVVLPGETFSLNGFTGPRGTAQGYVEGGIILNGRADTAVGGGVSQFATTLYNAAYFAGMEDVAHTPHSYYINRYPAGREATIFDGAIDLQFRNTSDSPIRIDTSMSDSELTVSIIGVKTVEVESVNGGRWAQTSPNTVSVPADECSPSGGAPGFTTSDTRIIRDLSGNEISRETQTTVYDPQPIVRCS from the coding sequence GTGAGTCAACCTAATCATGGGAAAAGCAGTGGTCGCGGAGCGAAGATCCTCATCGGGACTCTGGTCGGCCTCATTGCTATCGCCGCAGTCGTCCTCGGGGTCGACTACTTTCTGAACAAAGATAAGGTTCCTCGCGGAGCCACCGTCGGCGGAATCGCCATCGGCGGAATGTCCCCCGAGGAAGCCCGCACCACCCTGGAATACAGCCTCGGTGGGGCCGTCGAGGAGCCGGTGATCATCCACGCCGGGGAGCTTCAGTCCCAGCTCATCCCGGCCCAATCCGGCATCAGCGTCAACTGGCAGGAGACCGTCGAGGCCGCCGGCACCCAGTCCCTCAACCCGGTGACCCGCCTGCTGGGGCTGTCCCGGGACTATGAGGTCGACATCGTCAGTGATGTCGACCCTGCCGTGCTCACCCCCACTCTGGACCGAGTCGAGAGGGATCTCACCCGTGAGCCCACGGACGCCACCGTCACCATCGAGACCGGGGCAGTAGAGACCACCCCGGCCGTCAACGGCCAGACGATCAGCCGCGAAGAACTTAACGACGCACTGGCCACCAGCTGGCTGGACCCGGCCGGCGTGGAGCTCGACGCCGAGATCACCGAGCCCGCCATCCTCGACGACTCGGTCCAGGAAGTCGCCGAGGGCCCAGCAGCCCGGGCCGTGGCCGCCCCCCTGGTGGCCCACGGCCGCGAGGAGATCGACGGGATCATCCCGCCGGAGCGTATGCCTGAGGTGGTCACCTTCCACTTCGAGGGCGGATCCTTCCGCACCGACGTCAACGTTGAGGCCGCTCAGGGCATCCTCAACGAGACCCTGGGGGCCACCGAGCACGAACGTCAAGAGGCGAACATCAGCTTCGCCAGTGGCTCTAAGGCCATCACCCCGAGCGTCGACGGTGAGGAGATTAACTGGGAGGAGACCCTGGCCGATCTGCCGGAACGCATCACCGGGGAAGGTGAGAAGGAGTTCGAGGTCATCTACATCGATGACCCAGCCGAATTCACCACCGAGCAGGCCGAGGCCGCCACCTTCAATAACACCATGGGTACCTTCACCACCGGCGGTTTCTCCGAGACCTCCGGCACGAACATGGGTATCACCGCCCGCACCGTCAACGGCGCCGTGGTCCTGCCGGGGGAGACCTTCTCGCTCAACGGCTTCACCGGTCCCCGCGGCACCGCTCAGGGTTACGTCGAGGGTGGCATCATCCTCAACGGCCGGGCCGATACCGCCGTCGGCGGCGGCGTGAGTCAGTTCGCCACCACCCTCTACAACGCCGCCTACTTCGCAGGTATGGAAGACGTGGCCCACACCCCGCACAGCTACTACATTAACCGCTACCCGGCGGGGCGTGAGGCCACCATCTTTGATGGGGCCATTGACCTGCAGTTCCGTAACACCTCCGATTCTCCTATCCGGATCGACACCAGCATGAGCGATAGCGAGCTGACCGTGAGCATCATCGGTGTCAAGACCGTCGAGGTGGAATCCGTCAACGGCGGCCGCTGGGCCCAGACTTCCCCGAACACGGTGAGCGTGCCCGCCGATGAGTGCTCGCCCTCCGGTGGCGCGCCGGGCTTCACCACCTCGGACACTCGCATTATCCGGGATCTATCGGGTAATGAGATTTCCCGGGAGACTCAAACCACCGTCTATGATCCCCAGCCGATTGTGCGTTGTTCCTAA
- a CDS encoding ABC transporter ATP-binding protein, with protein MEPSTDHPTVVVRDLIKDYQIRGAGRRRSFRALHGVSLVANSGDSIGVLGKNGSGKSTMLRLIAGGESPTSGDIRVSSQPTLLGVAAALQPKLTGARNIRLGLLAMGLTPDDVEDKFDEICEFADIGEAIDRPMNTYSSGMGSRLKFAISTSLSPEILLVDEALSTGDASFTDRAKERMDGFLSNSGTVFMVSHAADTIQKSCNRAIWLHEGRIIADGAAESVTKSYRVWGNRAATGKHEEAAEIIRKIEGYYKPPIIKLENERK; from the coding sequence ATGGAACCATCAACTGATCATCCGACGGTGGTAGTCCGAGACCTAATTAAGGATTACCAGATCCGCGGAGCCGGGCGACGTAGATCCTTCCGGGCTCTGCATGGGGTGTCACTGGTGGCCAACTCCGGGGATTCCATTGGAGTACTGGGAAAGAACGGGTCTGGAAAGTCGACGATGCTCCGGTTGATCGCGGGAGGAGAGTCTCCGACCTCCGGAGATATCCGGGTATCCTCTCAGCCCACTCTCTTGGGGGTGGCCGCTGCGCTCCAACCGAAGTTGACCGGAGCCAGGAATATTCGGCTGGGGCTCCTTGCTATGGGATTGACCCCAGATGACGTAGAGGATAAGTTCGACGAGATCTGTGAGTTCGCGGATATCGGTGAGGCCATTGACCGGCCAATGAACACCTACTCCTCAGGCATGGGATCGCGCTTGAAGTTCGCGATCTCCACGAGCCTCAGTCCTGAGATTCTCCTGGTGGATGAAGCTCTGTCCACTGGAGATGCCTCCTTCACAGATCGGGCCAAGGAACGCATGGACGGATTCCTCAGTAATTCGGGGACGGTCTTCATGGTCTCCCACGCGGCAGACACGATTCAGAAGAGCTGCAACCGGGCGATTTGGTTGCATGAGGGAAGAATCATCGCCGATGGTGCTGCCGAAAGCGTGACTAAGTCCTATCGTGTCTGGGGGAACAGGGCGGCCACCGGAAAGCATGAGGAAGCCGCCGAGATCATCAGGAAGATCGAGGGCTACTACAAGCCACCGATCATTAAGCTCGAAAACGAACGGAAGTAG
- a CDS encoding ABC transporter permease, which translates to MEEAVGSDPQTKGKSNVILVDGSNLRRLNSRPNLFQYIRQLWSRRFFIAADASGKSFESQRDMFLGRAWIILSPMLEAAMYGVLFGLLLRTSRGIENFIGYLFIGIIFFGFLQSGLTRGTNLIRSSQSMIKAFTFPRAALVFSQSLRGFISGIAPAFVAVIGALLFQWGNPPTWRLLLVIPLYLLIHVFSTGLMLLIARICAFIPDLAALVKLAGRAWFFTSGVFFSIERYATHPEIQAFMVANPAYQFLQAVRGAVMYAEVPSLETWLYLSAWSFGLLLVGLIVFWSVEERYGTIN; encoded by the coding sequence ATGGAAGAAGCCGTGGGATCTGATCCCCAGACTAAAGGAAAGTCGAATGTCATCCTTGTCGATGGCAGTAATCTTCGCCGCCTGAATTCTCGACCGAATCTATTTCAGTACATTCGGCAGCTCTGGAGTCGGCGATTCTTTATTGCCGCTGATGCCAGTGGAAAGTCTTTCGAGTCTCAGCGGGACATGTTCCTCGGCCGAGCCTGGATCATCTTGTCTCCCATGCTTGAGGCAGCGATGTACGGCGTTCTTTTCGGCCTATTGCTGCGAACTTCCCGAGGTATCGAGAACTTCATCGGCTACCTCTTTATCGGCATCATCTTCTTCGGATTTCTGCAGTCCGGCCTTACTCGGGGTACTAACCTGATCAGGAGCTCTCAGAGCATGATCAAGGCCTTCACCTTTCCCCGCGCTGCGCTGGTGTTCTCCCAGAGTCTGAGGGGTTTCATCAGTGGTATCGCCCCTGCTTTCGTGGCAGTCATTGGTGCCCTTCTGTTCCAATGGGGGAATCCTCCCACCTGGCGGCTTCTCTTGGTGATTCCGCTTTATCTCTTGATCCACGTCTTCAGCACGGGGCTGATGCTCTTGATTGCCAGAATCTGCGCTTTTATCCCGGATCTGGCGGCGTTGGTGAAGTTGGCGGGAAGAGCCTGGTTCTTCACCTCTGGCGTGTTCTTCTCTATTGAGAGATACGCGACGCATCCGGAGATTCAGGCGTTCATGGTGGCTAATCCTGCCTACCAATTTCTCCAGGCAGTGCGCGGTGCAGTGATGTACGCAGAGGTGCCGAGCCTGGAGACCTGGCTCTACTTGTCTGCATGGTCATTCGGGCTCCTTCTTGTCGGGCTCATCGTTTTCTGGTCGGTTGAGGAGCGCTATGGAACCATCAACTGA
- a CDS encoding ATP-grasp domain-containing protein, with protein sequence MYKHPPATEQICRRKHLTKRMLDLANLSTPAGGDFAPSEPEVAAAFFEKMPKPVVVKATDSGGSKGVTVGVRNREQFELAWSHALADGRKSSNVLIEKYVDGVELRAFVIGDEVVSVVARIQPFVEGDGIRNLTTLIEEIHKSREVHYRAKKMPVVIKWEFIAGQGYQEDSVPAAGEIVFLNPFNTPTNGGFILDVTSAVCDEIKELSIRSMQAIPHLEVAGIDLMVSDLGDADTAYVIEVNTAASLELHRYPTHGEPRAVDLDIVEYFNSKYGEK encoded by the coding sequence GTGTACAAGCACCCACCTGCGACTGAACAAATTTGTCGGCGTAAGCATCTGACCAAGAGAATGCTTGATCTCGCAAATCTTTCGACCCCAGCTGGTGGAGATTTCGCACCGTCCGAGCCGGAAGTAGCGGCTGCCTTCTTTGAGAAAATGCCGAAACCGGTAGTCGTAAAGGCGACAGATTCCGGGGGGTCTAAGGGCGTTACGGTCGGGGTGCGCAATCGTGAGCAGTTTGAACTTGCTTGGAGCCATGCTCTTGCCGATGGGCGAAAGAGCTCGAACGTGTTGATTGAAAAGTACGTGGATGGCGTTGAGCTTCGGGCTTTTGTCATTGGGGATGAAGTCGTCAGCGTAGTTGCACGTATCCAGCCTTTTGTCGAAGGTGACGGCATTAGGAATCTCACAACCCTGATCGAAGAAATCCACAAATCGCGGGAGGTTCACTACCGTGCTAAGAAAATGCCGGTTGTTATAAAATGGGAATTTATCGCTGGCCAAGGGTATCAGGAAGATTCTGTTCCGGCTGCAGGTGAGATCGTGTTCTTGAACCCCTTCAACACTCCCACCAATGGAGGATTCATCCTTGATGTCACGTCGGCAGTCTGCGACGAGATCAAGGAGCTGTCGATCAGATCGATGCAGGCTATTCCTCACCTGGAGGTTGCCGGTATTGATCTGATGGTCAGTGACTTGGGGGATGCCGATACTGCCTACGTTATTGAAGTGAATACGGCGGCTTCTTTGGAACTTCATCGTTATCCGACACATGGAGAGCCACGAGCGGTTGATTTGGATATCGTGGAGTACTTCAATTCGAAGTACGGCGAAAAGTGA